One stretch of Burkholderia pyrrocinia DNA includes these proteins:
- a CDS encoding YdcF family protein codes for MNYQTKRGFAARAGRLLAVVACIWVAAAVALVAYGMRMPSEPADVAVIFGNALDDTGAPKPVLAARLDVGVRCYRTGQCPAFLVSGAIDGPGLNEATAMRDYLVARGVPADRIAVDDQGDNTLATAQHTLAYLQAHRLSRVLIVSQYYHLARARLAFERVGIARANISAAYPRRFQLRDVYSSWREVPAYAVYAVRLWANPDARPVSFRPMLYLMSLFS; via the coding sequence TTGAATTACCAAACCAAACGGGGCTTTGCGGCCCGGGCGGGCCGCCTGCTGGCCGTCGTCGCATGCATCTGGGTTGCCGCGGCCGTCGCGCTCGTCGCGTACGGGATGCGGATGCCGAGCGAGCCGGCCGACGTCGCCGTGATCTTCGGCAACGCGCTCGACGACACGGGCGCGCCGAAGCCCGTGCTCGCGGCCCGGCTCGACGTCGGCGTGCGCTGCTACCGCACGGGGCAGTGCCCGGCGTTTCTGGTCAGCGGCGCGATCGACGGCCCCGGGCTGAACGAGGCGACGGCCATGCGCGACTATCTCGTGGCGCGCGGCGTGCCGGCCGACCGGATCGCCGTCGACGACCAGGGCGACAACACGCTCGCGACCGCCCAGCACACGCTTGCGTACCTGCAGGCGCACCGCCTGTCGCGCGTGCTGATCGTCAGTCAGTACTACCATCTTGCGCGGGCGCGCCTTGCGTTCGAGCGCGTCGGCATCGCGCGGGCGAACATCTCCGCCGCGTATCCGCGCCGCTTCCAGTTGCGCGACGTCTATTCGAGCTGGCGCGAGGTGCCGGCCTACGCAGTATATGCAGTGCGTCTGTGGGCGAATCCCGACGCGCGGCCGGTCTCGTTCCGGCCGATGCTTTACCTGATGAGCCTGTTTTCATAA
- a CDS encoding rod shape-determining protein, whose protein sequence is MSTPLFGKLFAQPVAIDPGTASTQIYTHERGVVLNQPSVICFRKAGANDARPTLEAVGERAKALLGREPGHLEAVRPMRHGVIADAHAAEQMIRSFIDMSRTRSRFGRRVEVTLCVPSDATAVERRAIREAAFAAGVSEVELIEESLAAGLGAGLPVTEPVGSMVIDIGGGTTEVAVIALGGIVYREAIRVGGSQFDAAIVNHVRNLYGVLLGEQTAEHVKKTIGSATSAVPRTTTRAVGRSISDGLPRSVELSNHDVADALAAPLKQVIGAVKSVLENAPAELVTDIANRGVVLTGGGALLADLERLLYDETGVIARIADEPATCAVRGAGEAMGRLAMCPAD, encoded by the coding sequence ATGTCGACACCGCTGTTCGGAAAGTTGTTTGCGCAACCCGTTGCGATCGACCCTGGGACGGCGAGTACGCAGATCTATACGCACGAGCGCGGCGTGGTGCTGAACCAGCCGTCGGTCATCTGCTTCCGCAAGGCCGGTGCGAACGACGCGCGGCCGACGCTCGAGGCCGTCGGCGAGCGTGCGAAGGCGCTGCTTGGCCGCGAACCGGGGCATCTCGAAGCCGTGCGGCCGATGCGGCACGGCGTGATCGCCGACGCGCACGCGGCCGAACAGATGATCCGCAGCTTCATCGACATGTCGCGCACGCGTTCGCGCTTCGGCCGCCGCGTCGAGGTCACGCTGTGCGTGCCGTCCGATGCGACGGCCGTCGAGCGCCGCGCGATCCGCGAGGCCGCATTCGCGGCCGGCGTATCGGAGGTCGAACTGATCGAGGAATCGCTGGCTGCCGGGCTCGGCGCGGGCCTGCCGGTGACCGAGCCGGTCGGCTCGATGGTCATCGACATCGGCGGCGGGACGACCGAAGTCGCGGTGATCGCGCTCGGCGGCATCGTCTACCGCGAAGCGATCCGCGTCGGCGGCAGCCAGTTCGACGCGGCGATCGTGAACCATGTCCGCAACCTGTACGGCGTGCTGCTCGGCGAGCAGACGGCCGAGCACGTGAAGAAGACGATCGGCTCGGCCACCAGCGCGGTGCCGCGCACGACGACGCGCGCGGTCGGGCGCAGCATCAGCGACGGCCTGCCGCGCTCGGTCGAGCTGTCCAACCACGACGTCGCGGACGCGCTGGCCGCGCCGCTCAAGCAGGTGATCGGCGCGGTGAAGTCGGTGCTGGAAAACGCGCCGGCCGAGCTCGTGACCGACATCGCGAATCGCGGCGTGGTGCTGACGGGCGGCGGCGCGCTGCTCGCGGATCTCGAACGCCTGCTGTACGACGAGACGGGGGTGATCGCACGGATCGCCGACGAGCCGGCCACCTGCGCGGTGCGTGGCGCAGGCGAGGCGATGGGGCGGTTGGCGATGTGTCCGGCCGATTGA
- a CDS encoding patatin-like phospholipase family protein yields the protein MTANVSSRWARVRPLCTTLVAFWCCTVAAQPLPATATAPAPAAAGTPVAAASAATPAATPAATHDCTADGGPAGRPSIGLVLSGGGARGYAHLGVLKVLEENRIPVDCIAGTSMGAVVGGLYASGMAADDMQKRLSEVNLADIAFDVTDRADLPQTSREDERLYINGLTLGFGKSGVKAPVGLVQGNRLQALLADWTASVPTNQPFDRLPIPYRAVATDLQTGQMVVLDHGSLPLAIRASMAMPGLFAPAEINGRALVDGGLVSNLPVDTARQMGANVVIAVDIGSQLRPLDALASPADVMQQMVGILIRQNVSAQRRQITANDVLLTPELGSLGFTDFQNARQAISAGEAAATAALPRLKRYALPPDEYAAYRSAHAQPLPPPVRITRIEIKTSGGVPKRVVSDALHVKPGDLYDPQSVSQDLLGLTTGGNFESVTQQVVSHGNDNVLEINAREKYWGPNFLLFGLGMSSSSTDEGGFRLHVGYRRPWLTESGLEFRADTTIGSDLQSARVELRQPLPMAYGVYVAPYAEYQRRYANLYDNTGDVKVTQYLMQTARAGLDLGLPIARLGDFRIGLGYVTGHGSPTYNLPFDDGNSQALLWPSFTSRALTARARLVIDQLDDPMFPRKGYFTELRVERSLVSRNGGSAQEFDDGINDAPYTEIYGKAMIAQQFGRHSVSATIEGGKSIGGTNLINAFNFTLGGFQHLSAYAADQLNGNELAYGQITYMNQLMTFNASPVKALSVGASAEVGNVWSSGQQIGGGALKQSYTFFTSLSTAFGPVYIGVALAPGGRRNFYLQLGRTY from the coding sequence ATGACAGCGAACGTTTCCTCCCGCTGGGCGCGGGTGCGCCCGCTCTGCACGACGCTCGTCGCCTTCTGGTGCTGCACGGTCGCCGCGCAGCCGCTGCCGGCCACCGCCACCGCGCCCGCCCCCGCTGCGGCCGGCACGCCGGTGGCCGCTGCCTCCGCCGCAACGCCCGCTGCGACGCCCGCCGCCACGCACGACTGCACGGCCGACGGCGGCCCGGCCGGCCGCCCGTCGATCGGCCTCGTGCTGTCCGGCGGCGGCGCGCGCGGCTACGCGCACCTCGGCGTGCTGAAGGTGCTCGAGGAAAACCGCATCCCGGTCGACTGCATCGCGGGCACCAGCATGGGCGCGGTGGTCGGCGGCCTGTACGCGAGCGGGATGGCCGCCGACGACATGCAGAAGCGCCTGTCGGAGGTCAACCTCGCGGATATCGCGTTCGACGTGACGGACCGCGCGGACCTGCCGCAAACCAGCCGGGAAGACGAACGCCTGTACATCAACGGCCTGACGCTCGGCTTCGGCAAAAGCGGCGTGAAGGCGCCGGTCGGCCTCGTGCAGGGCAACCGGCTGCAGGCGCTGCTCGCCGACTGGACCGCCTCCGTGCCGACCAACCAGCCGTTCGATCGGCTGCCGATTCCGTACCGCGCGGTCGCGACCGACCTGCAGACGGGCCAGATGGTCGTGCTCGACCACGGCTCGCTGCCGCTCGCGATCCGCGCGAGCATGGCGATGCCCGGCCTGTTCGCGCCGGCCGAGATCAACGGCCGCGCACTGGTGGACGGCGGCCTCGTCAGCAACCTGCCGGTCGACACCGCACGGCAGATGGGCGCGAACGTCGTGATCGCCGTCGACATCGGCTCGCAGCTGCGCCCGCTCGACGCGCTCGCGTCGCCCGCCGACGTGATGCAGCAGATGGTCGGTATCCTGATTCGCCAGAACGTGTCGGCCCAGCGCCGGCAGATCACCGCGAACGACGTGCTGCTCACGCCCGAGCTCGGCTCGCTCGGCTTCACCGATTTCCAGAACGCGCGCCAGGCCATCTCCGCCGGCGAAGCGGCGGCAACCGCCGCGCTGCCGCGCCTGAAGCGCTACGCGCTGCCCCCCGACGAATACGCCGCCTACCGCTCCGCGCATGCGCAGCCGCTGCCGCCGCCGGTCCGGATCACGCGCATCGAGATCAAGACGAGCGGCGGCGTGCCGAAGCGCGTCGTCAGCGATGCGCTGCACGTGAAGCCCGGCGACCTCTACGATCCGCAGTCCGTCAGCCAGGATCTGCTCGGGCTGACGACCGGCGGCAATTTCGAGAGCGTCACCCAGCAGGTCGTGAGCCACGGCAACGACAACGTGCTCGAGATCAATGCGCGCGAGAAATACTGGGGGCCGAATTTCCTGCTGTTCGGCCTGGGCATGTCGAGCAGTTCGACCGACGAGGGCGGCTTCCGCCTGCATGTCGGCTACCGGCGGCCCTGGCTCACCGAATCGGGCCTCGAGTTCCGCGCGGATACGACGATCGGCAGCGACCTGCAGTCGGCGCGCGTCGAATTGCGCCAGCCGCTGCCGATGGCGTACGGCGTCTATGTCGCGCCCTACGCCGAATACCAGCGCCGCTACGCGAACCTGTACGACAACACCGGCGACGTGAAGGTCACGCAGTACCTGATGCAGACCGCGCGCGCCGGGCTCGATCTCGGCCTGCCGATCGCGCGGCTCGGCGATTTCCGGATCGGTCTAGGTTACGTGACCGGGCACGGCTCGCCGACCTACAACCTGCCGTTCGACGACGGCAACAGCCAGGCGCTGCTGTGGCCGAGCTTCACGTCGCGGGCGCTGACCGCGCGTGCGCGGCTCGTCATCGACCAGCTCGACGATCCGATGTTCCCGCGCAAGGGCTATTTCACCGAACTGCGCGTCGAACGCTCGCTGGTATCGCGCAACGGAGGATCGGCACAGGAGTTCGACGACGGGATCAATGACGCGCCTTACACCGAGATCTACGGCAAGGCGATGATTGCGCAGCAGTTCGGCCGGCACAGCGTCAGCGCGACGATCGAAGGCGGCAAGAGCATCGGCGGCACCAACCTGATCAATGCCTTCAACTTCACGCTCGGCGGCTTCCAGCATCTGTCCGCCTATGCGGCCGACCAGTTGAACGGCAACGAGCTCGCGTACGGCCAGATCACCTACATGAATCAGTTGATGACGTTCAACGCGTCGCCGGTCAAGGCGCTGTCGGTGGGCGCCAGCGCGGAAGTCGGCAATGTCTGGTCGAGCGGCCAGCAGATCGGCGGCGGCGCGCTCAAGCAGAGCTATACGTTCTTCACGAGCCTGTCGACCGCGTTCGGGCCCGTCTACATCGGCGTTGCGCTCGCGCCCGGCGGCCGCCGCAACTTCTACCTGCAGCTCGGCCGCACGTACTGA
- a CDS encoding ATP-binding protein: MIRRTRSHADAPPLSTLRYVKWRWLHFRRAWTDTRADRIPSWSRLYVRTYLHLLGLVLLTALVPALALCVELSPQVVWHAFDALPGDIWIVLAFVFAAPALAAYRWMRPVWSDLVMVRERAIDFTGGRFNTRARESHSVIIGPLARTLNALAMRMERLIAAQRDLTNGISHELRTPLARVRFALEMLREPASAAEYQGALESIAQDVTELEELIDMSLTFARLEYSSLQSNLEMTAPVAWFEHQVNDAQLLYPECTIESRVALESNLRVKMDRRLMSYAMRNLLRNASKYAQSRIVVGIAMEHGNIGIFVEDDGPGVPEQERERIFDAFVRLDRRTGGYGLGLSITRQVLHAHNGRIAVVDPVELGGARFEISWPIGTARAAAGPSS, translated from the coding sequence ATGATCCGACGAACCCGTTCGCACGCCGATGCACCGCCGTTGTCGACGCTGCGCTATGTCAAATGGCGCTGGCTGCATTTCCGTCGCGCGTGGACCGATACGCGCGCCGACCGCATTCCGAGCTGGTCGCGCCTTTACGTGCGCACCTACCTGCATCTGCTCGGCCTCGTGCTGCTGACCGCGCTCGTGCCGGCGCTCGCGCTGTGCGTCGAATTGTCGCCGCAGGTGGTGTGGCATGCGTTCGACGCGCTGCCGGGCGATATCTGGATCGTGCTCGCGTTCGTGTTCGCGGCGCCCGCGCTCGCCGCGTACCGGTGGATGCGGCCGGTCTGGTCGGATCTCGTGATGGTGCGCGAACGCGCGATCGACTTCACCGGCGGGCGCTTCAACACGCGTGCGCGCGAATCGCACAGCGTGATCATCGGCCCGCTCGCGCGGACGCTGAACGCGCTCGCGATGCGGATGGAGCGGCTGATCGCCGCGCAGCGCGATCTCACGAACGGCATCTCGCACGAGCTGCGCACGCCGCTCGCACGCGTGCGCTTTGCGCTGGAGATGCTGCGCGAGCCCGCTTCTGCCGCGGAATACCAGGGCGCGCTCGAGAGCATCGCGCAGGACGTGACCGAGCTCGAGGAATTGATCGACATGAGCCTCACGTTCGCGCGGCTCGAATACAGCTCGCTGCAGTCGAACCTCGAGATGACTGCGCCCGTCGCGTGGTTCGAGCACCAGGTCAACGACGCGCAGCTGCTGTATCCGGAGTGCACGATCGAGTCGCGCGTCGCGCTCGAGTCGAACCTGCGCGTGAAGATGGACCGGCGGCTGATGTCGTACGCGATGCGCAACCTGCTGCGCAACGCGAGCAAGTATGCGCAATCGCGGATCGTCGTCGGCATCGCGATGGAGCACGGCAACATCGGGATCTTCGTCGAGGACGACGGCCCCGGCGTGCCGGAGCAGGAGCGCGAACGGATCTTCGACGCGTTCGTGCGGCTCGACCGCCGCACCGGCGGCTACGGGCTCGGCCTGTCGATCACGCGGCAGGTGCTCCATGCACACAACGGCCGGATCGCAGTCGTCGATCCGGTGGAGCTCGGCGGCGCGCGCTTCGAGATCAGCTGGCCGATCGGCACGGCGCGCGCCGCGGCCGGCCCGTCGTCCTGA
- a CDS encoding response regulator, whose translation MSFRILLVEDDTRLSTLIAGYLRKNDYEVDTVLHGDAAVPAILSIRPDLVILDVNLPGKDGFEICREARKQYDGVIIMVTARDEPFDELLGLEFGADDYVHKPVEPRILLARIKAQLRRAPARTVESVASQPERYAFGKFSIDRTDRSVVLPDGSTPDLTSAEFDLLWALVCHAGEVVSRDDLMLQLRGVEFDGLDRTIDGRISKLRRKLRDDASNPQRIKTIRSKGYQFSKHAWE comes from the coding sequence ATGTCTTTTCGCATCCTGCTCGTCGAAGACGACACCCGCCTGTCCACGCTGATCGCCGGCTACCTGCGCAAGAACGACTATGAAGTCGACACTGTGCTGCATGGTGACGCCGCGGTGCCGGCGATCCTGTCCATTCGCCCCGATCTCGTCATTCTCGATGTGAACCTGCCGGGCAAGGACGGCTTCGAGATCTGCCGCGAGGCGCGCAAGCAGTACGACGGCGTGATCATCATGGTGACGGCGCGCGACGAGCCGTTCGACGAGCTGCTCGGCCTGGAATTCGGCGCGGACGACTACGTGCACAAGCCGGTCGAACCGCGCATCCTGCTCGCGCGGATCAAGGCGCAGCTTCGCCGCGCGCCCGCACGCACGGTCGAGAGCGTCGCGTCGCAGCCCGAACGCTATGCATTCGGCAAGTTCTCGATCGACCGCACCGACCGCAGTGTCGTGCTGCCCGACGGCAGCACGCCCGATCTGACGTCGGCCGAATTCGACCTGCTGTGGGCGCTCGTGTGCCATGCGGGCGAGGTCGTCAGCCGCGACGACCTGATGCTGCAGTTGCGCGGCGTCGAATTCGACGGCCTTGATCGTACGATCGACGGGCGCATCTCGAAGCTGCGCCGCAAGCTGCGCGACGACGCGAGCAACCCGCAGCGGATCAAGACTATCCGCAGCAAGGGTTACCAATTCAGCAAGCACGCGTGGGAATGA
- a CDS encoding glutaminase, whose translation MNYQTILDRIHTELAPWIGQGRVADYIPELAKIPADKFGMAVVTLDGNVYTVGDAHERFSIQSISKLFACTLAFQLLGDALWERVGREPSGTAFNSLVQLESERGKPRNPFINAGALVVTDVLCRRFVKAETALVEFVRRLIGATDIDYDSRVALSELQHAERNRAMAHFMASFGNMQMPPDTVIDAYCRQCAITMNCVELARAALFLANGGVAPVTGERIVDSSSAKRLSALMLTCGTYDAAGDFVYRVGLPAKSGVGGGIVAVLPGEMAVCVWAPGLDANGNSLAGTLALEWLTTYTGRSIF comes from the coding sequence ATGAATTACCAGACCATCCTCGATCGCATCCACACCGAACTCGCCCCCTGGATTGGCCAGGGACGGGTAGCCGACTATATTCCCGAACTCGCGAAAATCCCTGCCGACAAGTTCGGGATGGCCGTCGTGACGCTCGACGGAAACGTTTACACGGTCGGCGACGCGCACGAGCGCTTCTCGATCCAAAGTATCTCGAAGCTGTTCGCGTGCACGCTCGCGTTCCAGTTGCTGGGCGATGCGCTGTGGGAGCGGGTCGGCCGCGAGCCGTCCGGCACCGCGTTCAATTCGCTGGTGCAGCTCGAAAGCGAGCGCGGCAAGCCGCGCAATCCGTTCATCAATGCCGGCGCGCTGGTCGTCACCGACGTGCTGTGCCGCCGCTTCGTGAAGGCCGAGACGGCGCTCGTCGAATTCGTGCGGCGGCTGATCGGCGCGACCGATATCGACTACGATTCGCGCGTCGCGCTGTCGGAGCTGCAGCACGCGGAGCGCAACCGCGCGATGGCGCACTTCATGGCGAGCTTCGGCAACATGCAGATGCCGCCCGACACGGTGATCGACGCGTATTGCCGCCAGTGCGCGATCACGATGAACTGCGTCGAGCTGGCGCGCGCCGCGCTGTTCCTCGCGAACGGCGGCGTCGCGCCGGTGACCGGCGAGCGGATCGTCGATTCGAGTTCCGCGAAGCGGCTGTCGGCGCTGATGCTGACCTGCGGCACCTACGATGCGGCCGGCGATTTCGTGTATCGCGTCGGGCTGCCCGCGAAAAGCGGCGTCGGCGGCGGGATCGTGGCGGTGCTGCCTGGGGAGATGGCCGTGTGCGTGTGGGCGCCGGGGCTCGATGCTAATGGGAATTCGCTGGCGGGGACGTTGGCGCTGGAGTGGTTGACGACTTATACGGGAAGGTCGATTTTTTGA
- a CDS encoding DUF6678 family protein, which produces MRKRIASRVTETGEYMQSDLPMADAVPRGIDKAKILFQVRNKFAGALANDTKWNELISFMRGLDGWRPSYRSKWINGHVSGWDVEWFYHLPFPFVGVEWIDIGLHEQASLRHEVIDHSVLVLSKLAEIGFEFEAKGDVARVWGYAPKSYEDFPPKALL; this is translated from the coding sequence ATGCGAAAGCGCATCGCATCCCGCGTGACTGAAACAGGTGAGTACATGCAGTCTGATCTTCCTATGGCTGATGCCGTGCCACGTGGTATCGACAAGGCAAAAATTCTATTCCAGGTGCGCAACAAGTTTGCCGGGGCACTGGCCAATGACACAAAATGGAACGAGCTGATTTCTTTCATGCGCGGTCTGGACGGATGGCGACCTTCTTACCGTTCAAAATGGATCAACGGCCATGTGTCGGGGTGGGATGTCGAGTGGTTCTATCACCTGCCGTTTCCATTCGTGGGGGTCGAGTGGATTGATATCGGGTTACATGAGCAGGCTTCGCTCAGGCACGAGGTCATCGATCACTCAGTGCTTGTTTTGAGTAAGCTCGCGGAAATAGGCTTCGAATTTGAGGCGAAAGGTGACGTTGCCAGAGTCTGGGGCTATGCCCCGAAGTCTTATGAAGACTTTCCGCCAAAAGCATTGCTCTGA
- a CDS encoding MFS transporter, giving the protein MNRTESIAATPGVSPMTRAAAVLRVTSGNFIEQFDFFLFGFYATSISKIFFPSTSEFASLMLTFAVFGAGFLMRPLGAVFLGAYIDKVGRRTGLIVTLSIMASGTILIACVPGYATIGLLAPALVLLGRLLQGFSAGAELGGVSVYLAEMATPDNKGFYTSWQSASQQVAIVVAAAIGYALNQWLSAQQINAWGWRVPFFIGCAIVPFLFMLRRSLQETAAFEARRHHPQAREIFAMLLGNWRTVIGGMLLTAMTTTTFYLITVYTPTFGKSVLKLSTSDSLMVTLLVAASNFVWLPIGGAISDRIGRKPLLLAISVLAIFTAYPALSWLADAPSFARMLIVLLWFSFFFGMYNGAMVAALTEVMPVEVRVAGFSLAFSLATALFGGFTPAVSTYLIQVLHDKAAPGYWLSFAALCGLCATLRLYRRRAGSNASSASPA; this is encoded by the coding sequence ATGAACCGCACAGAATCGATCGCCGCTACGCCCGGCGTTTCGCCCATGACGAGGGCCGCCGCCGTGTTGCGCGTGACCAGCGGCAATTTCATCGAACAGTTCGATTTCTTTCTGTTCGGCTTCTACGCGACATCGATCTCGAAGATCTTTTTCCCGTCCACCAGCGAGTTCGCCTCGCTGATGCTCACCTTCGCCGTGTTCGGCGCGGGCTTTCTGATGCGTCCGCTCGGCGCAGTCTTTCTCGGCGCGTATATCGACAAGGTCGGACGGCGCACCGGGCTGATCGTTACGCTGTCGATCATGGCGAGCGGCACTATTCTGATTGCCTGCGTGCCGGGGTACGCGACCATCGGCCTGCTCGCGCCAGCGCTCGTGCTGCTCGGGCGTCTGTTGCAGGGCTTCTCGGCGGGCGCGGAACTTGGCGGCGTGTCTGTCTATCTCGCGGAAATGGCGACGCCCGATAACAAGGGCTTTTACACGAGTTGGCAGTCGGCGAGCCAGCAGGTCGCTATCGTCGTAGCGGCGGCCATCGGTTACGCGCTGAACCAGTGGCTGTCCGCGCAGCAGATCAATGCATGGGGCTGGCGCGTGCCGTTTTTCATCGGCTGCGCGATCGTGCCGTTCCTGTTCATGCTGCGCCGTTCGCTGCAGGAGACCGCAGCGTTCGAAGCGCGGCGGCATCATCCGCAGGCGCGCGAGATTTTTGCGATGCTGCTCGGCAACTGGCGCACCGTCATCGGCGGCATGCTGCTGACGGCGATGACCACCACCACCTTCTATCTCATCACCGTCTATACGCCGACCTTCGGGAAGTCGGTGCTGAAGCTGTCCACCTCCGACAGCCTGATGGTGACGCTGCTCGTGGCTGCATCGAATTTCGTCTGGCTGCCGATCGGCGGCGCGATCTCCGACCGCATCGGCCGCAAGCCGCTGCTGCTCGCCATTTCCGTGCTGGCGATCTTTACGGCTTATCCGGCGCTGTCCTGGCTCGCCGATGCACCGAGCTTCGCGCGCATGCTGATCGTTCTGCTGTGGTTCTCGTTCTTCTTCGGCATGTATAACGGCGCGATGGTCGCCGCACTCACCGAAGTGATGCCGGTCGAAGTGCGCGTCGCGGGCTTCTCGCTGGCGTTCAGTCTCGCGACGGCGCTGTTCGGCGGCTTTACGCCTGCGGTATCGACGTATCTGATTCAGGTCCTGCATGACAAGGCCGCACCAGGCTACTGGCTGAGCTTCGCTGCGCTCTGCGGCTTGTGCGCGACGCTCAGGCTGTACCGTCGCCGCGCGGGCAGCAACGCGTCGTCGGCATCGCCGGCCTGA
- the tcuB gene encoding tricarballylate utilization 4Fe-4S protein TcuB: MQQSDPLAPERTRTVLSVDTKKTSHGSTARVIPIVAMSAGETEVARQMQICNACRYCEGFCAVFPAMTRRLEFGKADVNYLANLCHNCGACYHACQYAPPHEFGVNVPKAMAEVRLETYTEYAFPASFGALYKHNGLTVSVALAAGLALFLLLGTALHGGLSGDVAPADFYSIFPHNLLAAMFGIVFLFAILALGMGVTRFWRDVSAGTASASAPAVAEAARNALTLKYLDGGHGDGCNEENDAFTLARRRFHHLTFYGFMLCFAATAVATLYHYAFGLEAPYPFLSVPVLLGTVGGIGLIAGPAGLLWLNLKRVPERGDTRQRPMDRGFIALLLLTSASGLALLALRTTSAMPSLLAIHLGIVMALFATLPYGKFAHGIFRSAALLKSSIEKRQRNTLSLSSD, encoded by the coding sequence GTGCAGCAGTCTGACCCGCTCGCGCCCGAACGCACGCGCACGGTGTTATCGGTCGATACGAAAAAAACTTCACACGGCAGCACGGCGCGCGTGATCCCCATTGTGGCGATGAGCGCCGGCGAAACCGAAGTGGCACGGCAGATGCAGATCTGCAACGCCTGCCGCTACTGCGAAGGCTTTTGCGCCGTGTTCCCGGCCATGACGCGCCGCCTGGAATTCGGCAAGGCGGACGTCAACTATCTGGCGAATCTCTGCCACAACTGCGGCGCGTGCTATCACGCGTGCCAATACGCGCCGCCGCACGAGTTCGGCGTGAACGTGCCGAAAGCGATGGCCGAAGTCCGGCTCGAAACCTACACCGAATACGCGTTTCCCGCGTCGTTCGGTGCGCTGTACAAGCACAACGGCCTGACTGTGTCGGTTGCACTGGCGGCCGGACTCGCGCTGTTTCTGCTGCTCGGTACTGCATTGCACGGCGGCTTGTCGGGCGATGTCGCACCAGCGGACTTCTACTCGATCTTCCCGCACAACCTGCTCGCGGCGATGTTCGGCATCGTTTTCCTGTTCGCCATTCTCGCGCTCGGTATGGGCGTCACGCGCTTCTGGCGCGACGTGTCGGCAGGAACGGCGAGCGCGAGCGCGCCGGCCGTCGCGGAAGCGGCCAGGAACGCGCTGACGCTCAAGTACCTGGACGGCGGCCACGGCGACGGCTGCAACGAAGAGAACGATGCCTTCACGCTGGCGCGGCGCCGTTTCCATCACCTGACGTTCTACGGCTTCATGCTGTGCTTTGCGGCAACCGCAGTCGCGACGCTCTATCACTATGCATTCGGTCTGGAAGCGCCGTATCCGTTTCTGAGCGTGCCGGTGCTACTGGGAACGGTGGGCGGCATCGGACTGATTGCGGGGCCGGCGGGACTGCTGTGGCTGAACCTGAAACGCGTTCCGGAGCGGGGCGATACCCGTCAGCGTCCGATGGACCGCGGCTTCATCGCGCTCCTGCTGCTGACGAGCGCATCCGGTCTCGCGCTGCTCGCGCTCCGCACGACCTCGGCGATGCCGTCGCTGCTCGCGATTCATCTCGGCATCGTGATGGCGCTGTTCGCCACGCTGCCTTACGGCAAGTTCGCGCATGGCATCTTTCGCTCGGCGGCGTTGCTCAAATCGTCGATAGAAAAGCGGCAACGCAACACACTGAGCCTCAGTTCGGATTAG